In Phacochoerus africanus isolate WHEZ1 chromosome 14, ROS_Pafr_v1, whole genome shotgun sequence, one genomic interval encodes:
- the LOC125114573 gene encoding tRNA-splicing endonuclease subunit Sen54-like isoform X2: protein MGDVGAPGGLPFSLLREQPMGAGCGSWNRSTSPPPPRGLGDPCCLLLPQRSHGPKDFLPDGSAAQAERLRLCREELWQLLAEERVERLGSLVAAEWRPEEGFVELKSPAGKFWQTMGFSEQGRQRLHPEEALYLLECGSIQLFHEDLPLSIQEAYQLLLTEDTVTFLQYQVFSHLKRLGYVVRRFQPSSVLSPYERQLNLDGQHLEDRHGKRKRRSSSSRSINKKPKALENPLQGVDGTPESLATSSPPPRNQNSRCPEEKPQESSPVKGPEGPSQLLGSLEPCPGLPREGVRCSQESGKVENGVQGPCKPRWNFEQISFPNMASDGRHTLLLAPAPELLPANVAGRETDAEPWCQKLNQRKEKLSRREREQQAEAQHFREDVNSDPEVQRCSSWQEYKQLLQRRHLQKTQSRPPHLWDQAVTPLLSPGQADSPATALQLISVLQTTHLADGGAR, encoded by the exons ATGGGGGATGTCGGGGCTCCTGGGGGCCTGCCATTCTCACTCCTAAGGGAGCAGCCTATGGGTGCTGGGTGTGGGTCTTGGAACCGCagcacctcccctcccccgccccggggccTGGGTGACCCCTGTTGCCTTCTGTTGCCCCAGCGCTCGCATGGCCCCAAGGACTTCCTTCCCGACGGCTCGGCGGCCCAGGCTGAGCGGCTGCGCTTGTGCCGCGAGGAGCTCTGGCAGCTGCTGGCGGAGGAGCGCGTGGAGCGCCT GGGCAGTTTGGTGGCCGCCGAGTGGAGACCGGAAGAAGGCTTCGTGGAGCTGAAGTCTCCTGCG GGTAAATTCTGGCAGACTATGGGCTTCTCAGAGCAGGGACGGCAGCGGCTTCACCCGGAAGAGGCCTTGTATCTGCTGGAGTGT GGTTCCATCCAGCTCTTCCACGAAGACCTGCCACTGTCTATCCAGGAGGCCTACCAGCTGCTGCTGACTGAGGACACTGTGACTTTCCTGCAGTACCAG gtcTTCAGCCACCTGAAGAGACTGGGCTATGTGGTTCGACGATTCCAACCCAG CTCCGTCCTGTCCCCTTACGAGAGGCAGCTGAACTTGGACGGCCAGCACCTGGAGGATCGGCAcggcaagaggaagaggaggagctcCAGCTCTCG GTCCATTAATAAGAAGCCCAAGGCCCTGGAGAACCCCCTGCAGGGGGTGGATGGGACACCCGAGAGCCTGGCAACCTCCAGCCCACCTCCCCGAAACCAGAACAGCCGATGCCCAGAGGAGAAACCCCAGGAGTCAAGCCCTGTAAAGGGCCCAGAGGGCCCCTCCCAGCTTCTGGGGTCCCTGGAGCCCTGCCCTGGTCTGCCCAGGGAGGGGGTGCGGTGCAGCCAGGAGAGTGGCAAAGTAGAGAACGGGGTCCAGGGGCCGTGTAAGCCACGCTGGAACTTTGAGCAAATCTCCTTCCCCAACATGGCTTCAGACGGCCGCCACACCCTCCTGCTTGCCCCCGCGCCAGAGCTGCTCCCGGCCAATGTTGCTGGGCGGGAGACGGACGCCGAGCCCTGGTGCCAGAAGCTCAACCAGCGGAAGGAGAAGCTCTCCAGGCGGGAACGGGAGCAGCAGGCAGAGGCCCAGCACTTCCGGGAGGACGTGAACTCAGATCCCGAGGTGCAGCGCTGCTCCAGCTGGCAGGAGTACAAGCAGCTGCTGCAGAGGCGGCACCTGCAGAAGACCCAGAGCCGCCCCCCACACCTCTGGGACCAGGCTGTCACCCCCTTGCTGAGTCCTGGTCAAGCAGACTCCCCAG CCACAGCCCTTCAGCTTATCTCTGTGCTGCAGACAACACACCTTGCCGATGGAGGGGCCCGGTGA
- the LOC125114573 gene encoding tRNA-splicing endonuclease subunit Sen54-like isoform X1 has protein sequence MGAGCGSWNRSTSPPPPRGLGDPCCLLLPQRSHGPKDFLPDGSAAQAERLRLCREELWQLLAEERVERLGSLVAAEWRPEEGFVELKSPAGKFWQTMGFSEQGRQRLHPEEALYLLECGSIQLFHEDLPLSIQEAYQLLLTEDTVTFLQYQVFSHLKRLGYVVRRFQPSSVLSPYERQLNLDGQHLEDRHGKRKRRSSSSRSINKKPKALENPLQGVDGTPESLATSSPPPRNQNSRCPEEKPQESSPVKGPEGPSQLLGSLEPCPGLPREGVRCSQESGKVENGVQGPCKPRWNFEQISFPNMASDGRHTLLLAPAPELLPANVAGRETDAEPWCQKLNQRKEKLSRREREQQAEAQHFREDVNSDPEVQRCSSWQEYKQLLQRRHLQKTQSRPPHLWDQAVTPLLSPGQADSPATALQLISVLQTTHLADGGARLLEKSGGLEISFDVYQADAVATFRKNNPGKPYVRMCISGFDEPVPDLCTLKRLSYQSGDVPLIFALVDHGDISFYSVRDFTLPKDVEH, from the exons ATGGGTGCTGGGTGTGGGTCTTGGAACCGCagcacctcccctcccccgccccggggccTGGGTGACCCCTGTTGCCTTCTGTTGCCCCAGCGCTCGCATGGCCCCAAGGACTTCCTTCCCGACGGCTCGGCGGCCCAGGCTGAGCGGCTGCGCTTGTGCCGCGAGGAGCTCTGGCAGCTGCTGGCGGAGGAGCGCGTGGAGCGCCT GGGCAGTTTGGTGGCCGCCGAGTGGAGACCGGAAGAAGGCTTCGTGGAGCTGAAGTCTCCTGCG GGTAAATTCTGGCAGACTATGGGCTTCTCAGAGCAGGGACGGCAGCGGCTTCACCCGGAAGAGGCCTTGTATCTGCTGGAGTGT GGTTCCATCCAGCTCTTCCACGAAGACCTGCCACTGTCTATCCAGGAGGCCTACCAGCTGCTGCTGACTGAGGACACTGTGACTTTCCTGCAGTACCAG gtcTTCAGCCACCTGAAGAGACTGGGCTATGTGGTTCGACGATTCCAACCCAG CTCCGTCCTGTCCCCTTACGAGAGGCAGCTGAACTTGGACGGCCAGCACCTGGAGGATCGGCAcggcaagaggaagaggaggagctcCAGCTCTCG GTCCATTAATAAGAAGCCCAAGGCCCTGGAGAACCCCCTGCAGGGGGTGGATGGGACACCCGAGAGCCTGGCAACCTCCAGCCCACCTCCCCGAAACCAGAACAGCCGATGCCCAGAGGAGAAACCCCAGGAGTCAAGCCCTGTAAAGGGCCCAGAGGGCCCCTCCCAGCTTCTGGGGTCCCTGGAGCCCTGCCCTGGTCTGCCCAGGGAGGGGGTGCGGTGCAGCCAGGAGAGTGGCAAAGTAGAGAACGGGGTCCAGGGGCCGTGTAAGCCACGCTGGAACTTTGAGCAAATCTCCTTCCCCAACATGGCTTCAGACGGCCGCCACACCCTCCTGCTTGCCCCCGCGCCAGAGCTGCTCCCGGCCAATGTTGCTGGGCGGGAGACGGACGCCGAGCCCTGGTGCCAGAAGCTCAACCAGCGGAAGGAGAAGCTCTCCAGGCGGGAACGGGAGCAGCAGGCAGAGGCCCAGCACTTCCGGGAGGACGTGAACTCAGATCCCGAGGTGCAGCGCTGCTCCAGCTGGCAGGAGTACAAGCAGCTGCTGCAGAGGCGGCACCTGCAGAAGACCCAGAGCCGCCCCCCACACCTCTGGGACCAGGCTGTCACCCCCTTGCTGAGTCCTGGTCAAGCAGACTCCCCAG CCACAGCCCTTCAGCTTATCTCTGTGCTGCAGACAACACACCTTGCCGATGGAGGGGCCCG GCTGCTCGAAAAGTCTGGAGGCTTGGAGATCAGCTTTGATGTCTACCAGGCTGACGCTGTGGCCACGTTCCGAAAGAATAACCCCGGCAAGCCCTACGTTCGGATGTGCATTAGTGG ATTTGATGAGCCAGTCCCAGACCTCTGCACCCTCAAGCGGTTGTCCTACCAGAGCGGGGATGTTCCTCTGATCTTTGCCCTGGTGGACCACGGAGACATCTCCTTCTACAGCGTCAGGGACTTCACGCTGCCCAAGGATGTGGAACACTGA